The following proteins are encoded in a genomic region of Nicotiana sylvestris chromosome 4, ASM39365v2, whole genome shotgun sequence:
- the LOC138890333 gene encoding uncharacterized protein encodes MPHESLVSFVCVSTPVGDTISVDRVYQSCVVTIGGLRTRVDLLLLSMNFDVILGMDWSSPRHAILDYHAKTVILVVPGLPRIEWRGSLDYVPSRVISFLKAQQMVEMGCLSYLAFVRDVSAETPTIDSVPAVRDFSDMFLADLLGMLSDKDIDFDIDLVPGI; translated from the coding sequence ATGCCCCATGAGTCTCTAGTTTCATTTGTCTGTGTATCTACGCCGGTAGGTGATACTATTAGTGTGGATCGTGTATACcagtcgtgtgtagtgactattgggggattaaGGACTAGAGTTGATTTGTTGCTTCTTAGTATgaactttgatgtgatattgggcatggattggtcgTCTCCgcgtcatgctattctggactatcacgCTAAGACGGTGATATTGGTTGTGCCGGGATtaccacgaattgagtggcgaggttcattggattatgtccctagtagagtgatttcattcttgaaggcccagcaaaTGGTTGAGatgggttgtctttcttatttggcttttgtgagggatgttagtgcagagactcctactattgattcagttccggcgGTGAGAGATTTTTCAGATATGTTTCTTGCAGACTTGCTAGGCATGCTgtcggacaaggatattgacttcgatattgatttggtgccgggaatttag